The following coding sequences are from one Cervus canadensis isolate Bull #8, Minnesota chromosome 4, ASM1932006v1, whole genome shotgun sequence window:
- the LOC122440631 gene encoding olfactory receptor 7A17-like: protein MEPGNNTQCSKFFLLGFSEDPELQPLIFGLFLTMYLIAVFGNLLIILVTISDSHLHTPMYFFLSNLSFVDICFTSTTIPKMLQNIQTQSKVITYEGCIIQVYFYIFFAGLDDFLLTVMAYDRFVAICHPLHYMVIMNPRLCALLVLVSWMMSAVNSLLQSLMVLRLTFYREVEIPHFFCELNQMVQLACSDTFLNDVVMCLASVLLAGGPFAGIIYSYSKIVSSIRRLSSTQGKFKAFSTCASHLSVVLLFYCTSLGVYLSSAATHSSHSSATASVMYTVVTPMLNPFIYSLRNKDIKGALKRVCGIVGIKGQLSWGR from the coding sequence ATGGAACCAGGTAACAATACACAATGTTCTAAATTTTTCCTTCTGGGATTCTCAGAGGATCCAGAATTGCAGCCCCTCATCTTTGGGCTTTTCCTCACCATGTACCTGATTGCTGTGTTTGGAAACCTGCTCATTATCCTGGTCACCATCTCTGACTCCCACcttcacacccccatgtacttcttcctctccaacctgtccttTGTAGACATCTGCTTCACCTCTACCACCATCCCAAAGATGCTGCAGAATATCCAGACCCAGAGCAAAGTCATAACCTATGAAGGCTGTATCATCCAGGTgtatttttacatattctttGCAGGATTAGATGACTTCCTCCTGACAGTGATGGCCTACGACCGCtttgtggccatctgccaccccctgcaCTACATGGTCATCATGAACCCTCGGCTCTGTGCACTGCTGGTGCTGGTGTCCTGGATGATGAGTGCTGTGAATTCCTTGTTACAAAGTTTAATGGTTTTGCGACTGACCTTCTATAGAGAGGTGGAAATTCCCCACTTTTTTTGTGAACTCAATCAGATGGTCCAACTTGCCTGTTCTGACACATTTCTGAATGACGTGGTGATGTGTTTGGCATCAGTGCTTCTAGCTGGGGGGCCATTTGCTGGTATCATTTACTCTTACTCTAAGATAGTCTCTTCCATACGAAGACTCTCATCAACTCAGGGAAAGTTTAAAGCATTTTCCACTTGTGCATCTCATCTCTCAGTtgtcttattattttattgtacGAGCCTAGGGGTGTACCTTAGCTCTGCTGCTACACACAGCTCACACTCAAGTGCAACAGCCTCCGTGATGTACACTGTAGTCACACCCATGCTGAACCCATTCATCTACAGTCTGAGGAACAAAGACATAAAGGGGGCTCTGAAGAGAGTCTGTGGGATAGTAGGTATAAAAGGCCAACTGTCCTGGGGCAGATGA